The sequence tatgtagatattccataaaaaaatctgcccattccagctacaatagtcattaacaatatctacgctgtatttctgatcaattatgtaattttttatttgcttttctttcaaaaacaaggacatttctaagtgaccccaaacttttgaatggtagtatgtatgtatgtgtatatattacATACacgcacgaacgcacacacaAAAGTTTGGatatacctactcattcaagtttttattttatttttttactattttctacattgtagaatagtgaaaacatcaaaactaagaAAACACAtaatgaatcatgtagtaaccaaaaaaaagtttaaaaacaaatcaacatatattttagattcttcaaagtagctttgcacactcttggctttgcacactcttggcattctctcaaccaacttcatggaatgtatttcaattaactgttgtggcttgttaaaagttaatttgtgtcatttctttccttcttaatgcatttctgccaatcaggtgtgttgtgataaggtaggggtggtatacagaagataaccctatttggtaaaagaccaagtccatattatggcaagaacagctcaaataagcaaagagaaatgacaaagacatgaaggtcagtcaatccggaaaatttcaagaactttgacagtGCGGCACAAAAACCATCAGGcaatatgatgaaactggctctcatgaggaccgccacaggaaaggaagacccagagttacctctgctgcagaggatacgttcattcgagttaccagcctcagaaattgcagcttaAATAAATGCTttcgagttcaagtaacagacacatctcaacatcaactgttcagagactgcgtgaatcagcccgtcatggttgaattgctgcaaaaaaacactactaaataagaagagacttgcttgggccaagaaaaacaAGCAATGACATtataccggtggaaatctgtcctttgttctgatgattccaaatttgagatgtttgattccaaccgccgtgtctttgtgagtcgcagagtaggtgaacagatgacctccgcatgtgtggttcccaccatgaagcatagaggtggtgtgatggtgctttgctggtgacactgtcagcgatttatttagaattaaaggcacacttaaccaccatggctaccacagcattctgcagcgatacaccatcgtATCTGGCTTGCGCttactgggactatcatttgtttttcaacaggacaatgacccaacacaccttcaggctgtgtaaaggctatttgaccaagaagtagagtgatggagtgctgcatcagatgacctggactccaatcaccgacctcaactcaattgagatggtttggtttggcagagggaaggaaaagcagccaacaagtgctcagcatatgtgggaacgccAAGATtgtaggaaaagcattccaggtgaagctggttgagagaatgccaagagagtgcaaagctgtcaaggcaaagggtggatattttgatttgtttaacactttggttactacatgattccatatgtgttatttcatagttttgatgtcttcactattattctactgtgtAGAAAATTTttaaataaagaacaacccttgaatgagtaggtgtgtccaaacttgtgactggtactgtatattactgctcgactaaaataattttggtcgaccaacagcctaacgaCCAAACAATCAACTAATTGGGGTTAGCCCTATTATACACACATAGttaaataattaatttaatcAAGATAGCTAACTTCATGATATTCTGTCGGCATTCAAAATATTTTCACACACCGCTGTACCAACTGACAACAGCCAGATGACTTGACTTTATTATTATGTATGGCATATACCTGTAGTACTCTGTGAGAGAGATCCATCAGCTTCCTCTTGTATTGAGCGATCTTAGCCACTGTTGTTGCCTGGTTCTTCTGCAGTTCACTGATGTCATTAGAGATGATCTGGTGAAAGACCACAGGAAACGTGTACATAACTACATAGGAGGAACCCACCTACAGCATATAAAGGAGGGTACTGAGAAGCATGTGACGCAGCTCCCCTCCTGTATTGGTCTTAGTAGCCAGATGTGTCTCTCAGTCTCCTTTGCAGTCCTTCAAGCTGGATAAGAACCAGCAACCTAAGGTTCTTTATTCATTTTATGGTCCTGCAAATTCCCTATCCCTCTACACTCTTTTATAACACTTCTAGAAGCAGTGCAATTGTAGAGGAAAGCAGCAGGACTCACGTCTACTCTGGACTGGTGCTGTTTGGTCATCTGGTCCTGAATCTTCAGTCTGCGGAGTAGTTCTTTGAAACCAACCATGGGGACGGGGATCAACCTGTACGATTACGAATATCATCAGTTTCATATACAGTTTCAAAATGATCATCTAGCTCAGAAGAATTAATGATAACAACCTTTTAATAACCTTGATTCACATTAAACAACTTACTTGTCCGCATCAGGGTTATCCACCTTTGCCTGTTCCCAAATGATGGGATCCACACCTGAAAACAAGCAACAAAACTCTGAGTCATATACAACAGTCACATTCTTAGTGCTACATGTGGACCAAATAGTCCATACGCTGTTATTTCAATAAACCATTAAATGAAACCAAAATGAAATCCATGAAGCCACAGCTGTTGTACAATAGACATCTGGTTATCTAAAAGACATGGCCTTGTTCCCatgctcagacgttgcatgcatcaaccaatggttgcgtgtcAGATCATTGACTGTGTCGTCgggcaccagattgctataacatgaTGTGCTTAAGCTGATATGGAAAATACCTATTCAGGCCTAAAATCTGGCATGCATCAGCAACGTCTGAGCCGGGGAACAAGACCATGCTCTCAACAAAATGActcagttaacttcttatggctgcagtggcagtattgagtagcttggatgaaaggtgcacagaggtgcccagagtaaacggcctgctcctcagtcatagttgctaatatatgcatattattattagtattggatagaaaacactctgaattttctaaaactgtttgaattatgtctgtgagtataacagaactcatagggcaggcaaaaacccgtgaaacaatccaaacaggaagtggaaatttcTGAGCCTggtggattttcaaccaagctcccattgaaatcccagcgagatatggatgagttttcacttcctacggcttccactagatgtcaacagtctgtagaactttgtctgatgcctctactgtgaaggggggccgaatgagagaggAATTAGTCAAGTCTGCCATGATCTGACCATGCACAttcacataagagggagctctgttccatcgctcatctgaagtcaatgtaattctccggttggaacgttattcaagatttatgttaacattctaaagattgattcaatacatcgtttgacatgtttctactgactgttacggaacttttggacatttcgtcacgttttagtgaacgcgctgtgactttggaattgtttaccaaacgcgctaaccaaagtagctaattggaaataaataacggacattatctaACAAATCAatcatttattgtggacctgggattcctgggagtgcattctgatgaagatcatcaaagggaatatttatcatgtaatttctggtttctgttgactccaacatggcggctaattttactATAGTTCTAAGCGCCGTCTcatattattgcatggtttgctttttccgtaaagtttttttgaaatctgacacagcggttgcattaaggagaggtatatctataattccatgtgtataacttgtattatcatctacatttatgatgagtatttctgttgaatagatgtggctatgcactatcactggatgtttttggaactagtgaacgtaacacgccaatgtaaactcagatttttttatataaatatgaactttatcaaacaaaacatacatgtattgtgtaacatgaaggcctatgagtgtcatctgatgaagatcatcaaaggttagtgattcattttatctgtatttgtgctttttgtgactgctatctttggctggaaaaatggctgtgcttattctgtggcttggtggtgacctaacataatcgtttgtggtgctttcgctgaaaagcatatttttaatcagacactttggtgggattaacaagattacctttaaaatggtataagacacatgtctgaggaattttatttatgagatttctgttgttttgaatttggcgccctgcactttcactggctgttgtcatatcatcccgttaccaggattgcagccataagaagttaacttagTTGAGATggaggtgagagaagagagagtatggggaagacacacacacaaccaaacttACCTGCTGGTGCATTCGCCAGCAGCTGTTTGAGCTGTGCTGGTGAGAGCTCAGTGCGTGTAACAGACATGAAAACTGCTAGCTGTGTGAGCTGGGCCTTGGTGTTAGCCTGCTCTACATAGCTGTACAGTGTTGTAGCTGGGATCCTCTTAGATGTGCCGTTAGGAGAACGCTCCACCACATAGATCACCACCTCCGTCctaaaaagagagaaagacaggcatTCAGTGTTACATGGTCTACTTACAGGGCTTCTAAATGTTCACTaatttgaaaaacaagaaaatggcagCCCTGCCACTTGGTTTGCTATCAAAGTGAGTAtttgggctggagaaatgtattcCTGTTAATAGGTTCACAGATTGAACAATGACTAACAGATCATGAGGTCAACGTGATAGACAACCATACTACATAAAGTATATTCTCTGTTGTGTACCCATAGACTGTGTCTGGTAGTGTCTACTACTACTCACTGGTCATCAGGCAGGGCTTTGACTCCCTCTACGTTGACGGTGAGAGTCTGGTTCCCTCCCAGCACCTTGTGTAGAGACTCAACCAGCTGCTGCTGTTGGCTACGGACATCAGCCTCCTTCTTATTGAAGGCCAGGACAACCAGACCATCCTCATCCTTACTGCCTGGGATACAGCTGTAGCCCACCGCCTTGCAGACACAAACAGATATGATAAACTAGCAGTTTGTGACCTTTGTATTCTCTAGATAGAACTTTGGTGGTCTCTCTTATGCCGACATATTTGTGACAGTTAATTGAACTCCAAAGCACTGGTCTACACCACTGCAGTTACCTGAAGACGGTAAAAAGGAATAGTACAACAAACCTCGTCAACATGTGAAAACTAGTTTAAGATTAAAACAGCAATTTGCTTTATTAAAATAGAAAAACACTTAATGTCAAAATATGCTGATAGGAGGCATTACCTTGAACCTGCAGAAAGGGTTCTCCTGTGTGAAATCTACAGGGGGGAGTTGGTTGTTGAAGTAGCCCTTGCCTGTTCCCCAGAAGGCCTGGAGCTGATTCCACTTGGCCAAGATGGCATCTCTCTCGTCCCCAAGCAGGGTGGGGGCAGACAGGGCGTTAGCTGTGTGGACGAGCTGATTAGACTGGGCTGGGGCCTGGGCCTGCTGCCCAAAAAAGCTTCCTATATAGCGCAACACAAAAGAAAACTTAGGTATCCTAGCAAATCATAACTTGTTTGGTTTACATACACCAGGGGACAATCGCAATAGTCTTTCCTTAATTCCTCCTTGCGTTCTCTCCTCGTCTCCGTCTCAAATCGTTGGATCTTCTGTTCCCTCTAAGGTTAAGGAAGCGAGGAGAGGACCCTAGGAATTGAGGAAGGACTTTTGAGATTCACCCCTGCTCTTAGCCAGAGGAACACTTACCTTGCTGTTGCTGCTGTGGCTGGATATTGAAGCCACCAAATCCACCTCCTAGAGTTGTCCCCAGACTTGTTCCAAACCCAGCTGCAGCAGTAGTGCCAGTGCCCAGCCCAGAGGAGAACCCAAATCCCTTATTCTGGGTATTACCAAACAGTCCTCCTGGAAGGAGAAATAATTATATCAATAAAACCATTAAATGGAAAATATAAGGATTTGTTGAGTATTTTGGCATAGAATcttaggttagggttatagtgtgttGGTAATCTAAGAATGGAATGCTAGTATCGGGAGAGGCTATGGCAAGGAGATAACATGTTATGGTAGTGCACCATCTAGTAGTTGCCATGCAGAATAGCAGGAGCAAGCAGAGTGGGACAAGGCCGTTCCTGCCCTGGCTCTCTCAGTCTGTACCCAGCCCTGCCCCAGCGAGTTCCATATTCCTGACCTGTTGTGCTTGCAGGAGTGGCGAAGCTGAAAGTTGACCCAGGCGCAGCAGCGGATGTAGTGGTCGTCCCAAAACCCCCAAAAGCACCTGAGCAAGACAAACCAGACCGtcagagagaggtaagagagcatggatgaatggatggataatGGAAAGAAAGATGAGGGAGGGCGTAGAGATTAGGGTTGCAAAGAGTCAGGAACTTTCCGGaaatttccatgggaagttaagcccggaAATGTTGCTTACATTCATCAAAAAAGtttgcttataacagtgaaccttttttgtggaaTACACACAAGGCAATTcgaggtcttgtggcatattttggttaaactatccccaattcaatggaattgcacccctctgcatgcacagtgcgttcttccatcacatgtacagctgattctcaagatcttgcacactaatgagatacTATTGAGCCAACACTACtatactgtctgagccaaggactacatactttctggtaagttttgattacaatactgggtggggtgaatgtATTTTATATAACATAcattattttatatgacatacattattttttgttaacaagtaaATAGTAACCTACAGCAacgtgtgtttaaatcatttctaacttgttaacaatttctgctagttaggatttgctaccatgtgggtttttagcttgcttgagcctgctaactgagtgttaattcacctgttccatacatgtttcatttaaaaaaaattatcttacaaaggagttgtttaatctaactgcttaactatttatctgtacatggaattgtatatatatatatattttttttttaaatctaatctttacaggaaaatgacacgggcactatctgatgtgtggagatatTTCACTGCAACTAATGCAGAAGGAAAAGCTgtttacatttgcaaatactgtgccaaatcatatgtgaagaatgctacaaagatgcagaatcatctggccaagtgcaaaAAGTTCCCTCAGGGCTCACAaaaagcaacctctgacaaaagtccctctacttctattcgaggtgaaaattatgcatcagacaccttatcgatagcaacagctcatggtcctcctggaatcagaagttttttttgactcaatggaggaatgtagtcagagaaatgctgatgaatgttttgctcgagctgtgtatgcaactggttcacctctgatgctcacaggcaatgtgtattggaagagatttctgaacgTTCTTCGCCCAGCAAACaaccctccaaccagacatgctttatctactaatttgctggatgcagagctaaacagagttcaagtgaaggtcaagcaaattatagaaaaagcagactgtattgcaatcatctctgatgggtggtcgaatgttcatgggcaaggaataattaactacgtcatctccacccctcaaccagtattctacaagagcacagacacaagggacaacagacacaccggtctctacattgcagatgagctgaaggcagtcatcaatgaccttggtcCACAGAAGGTATATGCTGCGAACAtgacggctgcttggtctaaagtggacgAGTCCTACGCTCACATCACACCtaatggctgtgctgctcatgcattgaatcagCTCCTCAAGGAcgtcatggcactgaaaacaatggataaactctacaagagagccaaggaaattgttaggtatgtgaaggatcatcaagttatagcagcaatctacctcaccaagcaaagtgagaagagcACCACATtcaagctgcccagcaacacccgttggggtggtgttgtcatcatgtttgacagtctcctggaggggaaggagtctccaagaaatggccatatcacaatctgccgatatggacagccccaacaagaggatcctcctagattatttattttgggagagagtggcaagtagcctgaaacctatagcagtagccattgcacgaattgagggagacaatgccatcctgtctgatgttcagactctgcttgcagatgtaagagaagaaatctgtactgccctgcccacttcagtgttgctccaagcagaggaaactgccgttttgaaatacatcaaaaagtgtgaagacttctgcctgaagcccatacatgccgcagcgtacatgttggacctcAAATATGCTGGCAAGAACATACTGTCTGGAGCAGAGaacaacaaggcctatggtgtcatcactaccgtgtctcgccaacatggcctggatgagggcaaggttcttggtaGTCTGGCGATGTACACATCCAAGCAAGGGATTTGGGATGGAGACGTAATATGGCAGTTGTGCCAACATATCTcctcagccacctggtggaagggactttgtggatctgaggctctttcccctgtttcctccatcatcctccaaatcccaccaacatcagccacctcagagcgcaactggtccttgtttgggaacacacacatcaAAGCACGCAACAGACTGACCAATACAacggttgaaaaattggtggcaaATTGAGGCTTTTTGAGCTTGACAATGAGCCATCcccaacaaggttggaaagttgacaatgaagatgaggcctcagaatctgatgttcaagaggtggacattgaggaggtccagggagaagacatggaagcctgcgaggaagacaaccaaagctttagtttctagactatcattacagatgtatgttgaaaacgtttttgggagatgcgatggatcattggtgATCATTCAAaattcccttttgttgttcagtgaactCGTCCCATGTTTAGactcaactcatttaattaaagttcaattcataactaaatatttttttttatttctattggaaggatttaatcatttgcaactatgtctacttatgataaggtaaaaggtttatatgatatggtaaatatatccaatgcaaaaaacatctacatttaaatggtattaatattaatttgaatATATTCCCATTAATTCCATATATCCCACGTAAAGTTTCCACCTctaaatattccccaaaatgtgcaaccctagaaGAGATCAATTGATTTCTCTAAGGGAGGGGGTCCCTAATGCTTTTTTAGAGTGGAGAAGATAAATACTCTAGAGAAATAACACAGAACATGTCATGTGCCTGCCAGGCAATCAGTGGCCTAACAGATTCAGGAAAATGCGataagaaacacataacatattccacaaaaataatCTAGCACGCCTTTCCCAACTCCGTAATCAGAGCCCACCAGTTTGACACAGGGACTGTGCTAACAAAGGCTGTTGTAGCGGATAGCGGATGTATCCAAAACAGGCAACATGCAAAACATCTTTAGATGAGCATTTAACATATGCATAGGGTGAGATGGAGATATACAAAAACACCATACCAAAATAATACACAGTCGTGTAGGGATAAATGGAAAGTACAAATGTGTGCTGTAGACATACTAGACGGATTGACTGATTGATAGATTAATATAAAAAAGGCATCTACCTGCGCTAGCCAGGCTATTACCAAAATTGAACACAGTGGCTGCTGTGGTAGCTGCACCAAAGCCCCCAACATTAAAGCTGATTGCAGCCGCATTGGGAGCTGCTGCATTTAATCCAAACCCCCCAGAACTAAACCCACCAGACGTGGTGCTCCCGGCTCCCAGCCCCCCAAATCCTTTagccagcaggcaggcaggcagcgagagagagagagagagagagagagagagagagaagggtgcagAGGAGGGTTAGTGTAGAGAAGAGCACCGCGACAGTCCCACAGTGGGATAAAAGCTTCAAACACATTGTATGTACAAGAGCACGCCTGGTAGCGTCATAACAGTGATGTTTTCAGTTGAAGGAATTACTAACAGCCACAAATTAACAGCCACAAACCTCAACTCCCTGCTCTGTTAGTCAGTTAATTAATAAGATACTACTAGTATTATGCTGAATACACTGGTGTAGTTGGATGGTTATTTAGTAGTAACCACATTTCACACTTATGTGGTAGGCtggtagcctgggtgccagtctgtttctactctcttgccaactcctatagtTTCGGAAATCCCAGACCTAGGGCAGCAACAGCACTAGGTCTGGGAAACATGACAGATTCTCTTGGCAACTTCGAAAAAGAAAAGATCCTGGGGAGTTCTCTTCAAACAGACAACTCTCCCAACAAATCACGAGTTTGGGTAGGCAAGGCTTAAAATGTAGGCAGGAATTGTGCTCATGAAAAACTTACCATAGGCAGACATGCCAGAACGTCGCGATTCTATACCTAAGTTTGCAGGCAAAACCTTTGCAGTGGTTTCAGTGTAGGTAGTTGAGGCAAACTAGTAAAAAGCACTCATTTAAAAAACCTCTATGATCTTCATCTTGCTAGCTACTATTGTGTGTCCAGGAGACGTTTACGCTAGGGCAACAAGCAGATAAAGCAGTTATATAAGCCGAATGTCCCAACTCTCCCCTTTCCTCTATTCCAAACTGACTTTGTATATGTACAGACATGTTAAGCTGGAAGGCAACCAGTCTGTCTAAAAAGACTAAACTATTTATGTAATTGTCATGCTATGTTTGGTTTGCCAATGAAGTAAGCAagagaacaaacagatctggtACAAGGCTAGTTGGCTGGTTAGTTATCAAAGTCGGCGTAGCTGTGTCAAACACTGATGTAGTGGACAGTGGAGTGTCCCAGTCTTACCTGTGGTGGTGGTGCCAAAGCCGCCGAAGCCAGCGGGGGCCGCAGCAGTGGTGGTGGTCCCGAAACCAGGGGCTGCAAGACCTGCTATAGCCAGGAAGAAAATGATTTAAGTCTTTACAATGGGGAAGAACCACAACAAACtcatcagggagaggagagaaagagcaggaTGAGACAGTGCAGTTTAAAATGCCCCTTCACCTCCATGAATCAGTGAAAGTCTGTGGGGCCAGGGCCATTGCATTGTACTTACTGCTGCTGAGTCCGAATATTTCAGTCATCCTTTGCTTTGCCAGAATTCTGTTCCCTTTCACCACTCATGTATTCACAGAGGCCCAATCAAAGATGCAAGACAGTCCCCAGGGCCTAAACAGTGGTATTAGAATACTGCCAGTGAACCTTGTCTCATCATTCTTGCCAACTAGACGAGGGAAATTATTTCTCATGCTCCACCACATCTCTCAAGGTCCTGTTCATGTTTAATCATCAAGTCTTTTGTGGGGTGCTGGCAGAGTGATCTGCTTTATTTGCAATCATAAAGGTCCTTAATTGCTAGACTACAAAAAGTAGATCTTTGTTGGATAAAGCAACCTCATTTATTCAGCATTGGAAATTGCAGCATAAGCATGCTATTGCTCCTACGGACTGTGCTGAACTTGGTTGAGCTACTGTTTACTCAGCCTGGGATTATTTGAGAAACCTCTACACCGGTCTACATTCTCAAGCAAGTAGCCTAGCTAGTTAGCAGATTACTCGTATTCTTCTGAGTGATGAGAATGCATTTTGGGGAATGGGGAAGCTGCTGTGCCTTGAAAATGAGCATATTTACTACCAAATCCCGATGAGGCACTGGTGGTGTGCTGTTGTTTTGGCAGCAAATGAACCAAATTAAAATACATTAGTGTCTTGACCAACAACAAAATATGTAGTCAGACAGTGGAATGTTATGAGGATGGATGAAGAAGTGGATAAAGTTGATGCCGCCATGGGCAACTGCATCCCtgatagaggtcgaccgattaatcagaatggccgattaattagggccgatttcacgttttcataacaatcgtaaatcggtatttttttacacctttatttagtcagttaagaacacattcttattttcaatgacggcctaggaacggtgggttaactgccttgttcaggggcagaacgacatatttttaccatgtcagctcagggattcaatcttgcaaccttacggttaactagtccaacgctctaaccacttgccTCACGAGGAGCTTGCCTGTTAcatgaatgcagtaagaagccaaggtaagttgctagctagcattaaacttatcttataaaaaacaatcaatcaatcataatcactagttataactacatatggttgatgatattactagtttatctagcgtgtcctgcgttgcatataatctatGCGGtgtgcattcgcgaaaaaggactgccgttgctccaacgtgtacctaaccataaacatcaatgcctttcttaaaatcaatacacagaagtatatatttttaaacctgcatatttagctaaaagaaatccaggatagcaggcaatattaaccaggtgaaattgtgtcacttctcttgcgttcattgcacgcagagtcagggtatatgcaacagtttgggccgcctggctcattgcgaactaatttgccagaattttacgtaattatgacataacattgaaggttgtgcaatgtaacaggaatgcTGTttttcggtcgacctctaatttgtaccttgtcagctcggggattcgaacttgcaacctttcggttactagtccaacgctctaaccaataggctaccctgccaccccaataCTAAattacctattagaacatccaatagtcaaaggtatatgaaatacaaatggtatagagaggaaaaagtcctataataactacaacctaatacttcttacctgggaatattgaagaaaggaaccaccagctttcatatgttctgagcaaggaacttaaacgttagcttttttacatggcacatactgcacttttactttcatctccaacactttgtttttgctttatttaaaccaaattgaacatgtttcattatttatttgagactaaatagattttattgaagtattatattaagttaaaataaaagtgttcattcagtattgttgtaattgtcattattacaaatatatatataaaaatcagccgattaatcagtatcggcttttttttggtcctctaataattggtatcggtgttgaaatATCATAATCAGTAGACCTCTAGTGAATACTCATCATAGGAATGGAACACCCTGGATATAAAACGTGTTTTTAACGCATATTTAATAGCGAGGGACACAATCAACCCGAGAGATGATGGAAATGCCTCtgatgttaaaaatatatatacaaaatataaaaAAGCGTGAATCGAAATATTTTACAGGTAGGGAATCTTTCGGCAACTAGCCATCTAACATTAAAAGTCAGTCAACATGTTAATTTAAATGGCTAGTTGGGAGACGAATATAAATTATCCGTGCCATTTGAGAAAATCCTGCAAAATTAGTACAAAACCAAAGATATTGATACGTTTTATGCAATTGATCTTGTGTCATTGTGTTGACTATACACTTTTAAACTAACATCACCAATCTGAAGGAAAAATTGTGTAATTCCCGCCAATTTGATGTGGTCAATACGCCAATTTGTGTAATGTAGGAACACAATCATAACATCATGGAAAGAAGCATATGGTAAAATAATTCAATATCCTA is a genomic window of Salvelinus alpinus chromosome 18, SLU_Salpinus.1, whole genome shotgun sequence containing:
- the nup54 gene encoding nucleoporin p54 isoform X3 gives rise to the protein MTEIFGLSSTGLAAPGFGTTTTAAAPAGFGGFGTTTTGFGGLGAGSTTSGGFSSGGFGLNAAAPNAAAISFNVGGFGAATTAATVFNFGNSLASAGAFGGFGTTTTSAAAPGSTFSFATPASTTGGLFGNTQNKGFGFSSGLGTGTTAAAGFGTSLGTTLGGGFGGFNIQPQQQQQGSFFGQQAQAPAQSNQLVHTANALSAPTLLGDERDAILAKWNQLQAFWGTGKGYFNNQLPPVDFTQENPFCRFKAVGYSCIPGSKDEDGLVVLAFNKKEADVRSQQQQLVESLHKVLGGNQTLTVNVEGVKALPDDQTEVVIYVVERSPNGTSKRIPATTLYSYVEQANTKAQLTQLAVFMSVTRTELSPAQLKQLLANAPAGVDPIIWEQAKVDNPDADKLIPVPMVGFKELLRRLKIQDQMTKQHQSRVDIISNDISELQKNQATTVAKIAQYKRKLMDLSHRVLQVLIKQEIQRKSGYAIQVDEEHLRVQLDTIQCELNAPTQFKGRLNELMSQIRMQNHFGAVRSEERYSVDGDLLREIRQHLKQQQEGLSQLISVIKDDVEDIKLIEHGLLDRLG
- the nup54 gene encoding nucleoporin p54 isoform X8, with the translated sequence MTEIFGLSSTGLAAPGFGTTTTAAAPAGFGGFGTTTTGAFGGFGTTTTSAAAPGSTFSFATPASTTGGLFGNTQNKGFGFSSGLGTGTTAAAGFGTSLGTTLGGGFGGFNIQPQQQQQGSFFGQQAQAPAQSNQLVHTANALSAPTLLGDERDAILAKWNQLQAFWGTGKGYFNNQLPPVDFTQENPFCRFKAVGYSCIPGSKDEDGLVVLAFNKKEADVRSQQQQLVESLHKVLGGNQTLTVNVEGVKALPDDQTEVVIYVVERSPNGTSKRIPATTLYSYVEQANTKAQLTQLAVFMSVTRTELSPAQLKQLLANAPAGVDPIIWEQAKVDNPDADKLIPVPMVGFKELLRRLKIQDQMTKQHQSRVDIISNDISELQKNQATTVAKIAQYKRKLMDLSHRVLQVLIKQEIQRKSGYAIQVDEEHLRVQLDTIQCELNAPTQFKGRLNELMSQIRMQNHFGAVRSEERYSVDGDLLREIRQHLKQQQEGLSQLISVIKDDVEDIKLIEHGLLDRLG
- the nup54 gene encoding nucleoporin p54 isoform X2 translates to MAFNFGGAATNPASLAAPGFGTTTTAAAPAGFGGFGTTTTGFGGLGAGSTTSGGFSSGGFGLNAAAPNAAAISFNVGGFGAATTAATVFNFGNSLASAGAFGGFGTTTTSAAAPGSTFSFATPASTTGGLFGNTQNKGFGFSSGLGTGTTAAAGFGTSLGTTLGGGFGGFNIQPQQQQQGSFFGQQAQAPAQSNQLVHTANALSAPTLLGDERDAILAKWNQLQAFWGTGKGYFNNQLPPVDFTQENPFCRFKAVGYSCIPGSKDEDGLVVLAFNKKEADVRSQQQQLVESLHKVLGGNQTLTVNVEGVKALPDDQTEVVIYVVERSPNGTSKRIPATTLYSYVEQANTKAQLTQLAVFMSVTRTELSPAQLKQLLANAPAGVDPIIWEQAKVDNPDADKLIPVPMVGFKELLRRLKIQDQMTKQHQSRVDIISNDISELQKNQATTVAKIAQYKRKLMDLSHRVLQVLIKQEIQRKSGYAIQVDEEHLRVQLDTIQCELNAPTQFKGRLNELMSQIRMQNHFGAVRSEERYSVDGDLLREIRQHLKQQQEGLSQLISVIKDDVEDIKLIEHGLLDRLG
- the nup54 gene encoding nucleoporin p54 isoform X15; this encodes MTEIFGLSSTGLAAPGFGTTTTAAAPAGFGGFGTTTTGGLFGNTQNKGFGFSSGLGTGTTAAAGFGTSLGTTLGGGFGGFNIQPQQQQQGSFFGQQAQAPAQSNQLVHTANALSAPTLLGDERDAILAKWNQLQAFWGTGKGYFNNQLPPVDFTQENPFCRFKAVGYSCIPGSKDEDGLVVLAFNKKEADVRSQQQQLVESLHKVLGGNQTLTVNVEGVKALPDDQTEVVIYVVERSPNGTSKRIPATTLYSYVEQANTKAQLTQLAVFMSVTRTELSPAQLKQLLANAPAGVDPIIWEQAKVDNPDADKLIPVPMVGFKELLRRLKIQDQMTKQHQSRVDIISNDISELQKNQATTVAKIAQYKRKLMDLSHRVLQVLIKQEIQRKSGYAIQVDEEHLRVQLDTIQCELNAPTQFKGRLNELMSQIRMQNHFGAVRSEERYSVDGDLLREIRQHLKQQQEGLSQLISVIKDDVEDIKLIEHGLLDRLG